From the Fusobacterium ulcerans ATCC 49185 genome, the window TATGGACGGTACTCTCCTTGATGATAACAACAATATAAATGAAGAGTTCTGGAATATTGAAAAAGAACTTAATAAGAAAGGGATCATCTTTGCTGCTGCAAGTGGAAGACAGTACTACAATCTTCTTCACAGATTTTCCTCAATTAAAGATGATATGCTTTTTATAGCTGAAAATGGTACTTATGTTATGTATAAAAATAAAGAATTGTATGTTAATACAATTCCAAAAGAAGAAGCTGTGAAACTTATAGAAGCTTCTAGAGGAATAGAGAGAACTCATGTGGTGCTTTGTGGAAAAAAGTCTGCATATATAGAACCTTGCAATGAAAAATTTATGGAAGAATTTAAAAAATATTATACTGAACTGCAAATAGTTGATGATATTACAAAAGTGGAAGATGATATTTTAAAATTAGCTGTGTGTGATTTTATGGGTTCTGAAAAAAACTGCTATACTCATTTTAAAAAATTTGAAAATAAATACAAAGTAGTTGTTTCAGGAAAAATATGGTTGGACATTATGATGTCTGATGCTAACAAAGGAAAAGCTGTTGAGATGATTCAGAAAAAACTTGATATATCATATGATGAAACAATGATATTTGGAGATTATTTAAATGATCTTGAAATGATGTCTACAGGAAAGTACAGTTTTGCGATGGAAAATGCTCATCCTCTTTTAAAAGCACATTCTAACTTTACAGCTGAAAGCAACAATAATAATGGTGTAATAAAAGCTATAAAAAAATATGTTTTATAAATATTATTATTTCTTTTATCTGTAACAGAATTGCCATAAAACAATGGTATATTTTAAACATAAATAAATCTTTCCCCAAGATGTTTTATATATAAATTTATAAATAAAGAAAGCAGTCCAACTGGACTGCTTTCTTTATTTTTGGATATTAATAGTCAAATTGTCTGTAATATCTTCTGATATCAAGACTATGCTTAGTATTGTCTTCAAAATGAAATGCCATACGATCTACCAGTACAGTAGAAGCTATAGTAGGAGCTATTATCCAACGATATTTTTCATCTATTCCATTAAGTTCAAAGTCTTGTGTATCTATTACTGTAAGTTTATCTGTATAGTCCTTTAAAAATCTTTCTGCTCTTTCATCTAAAGTACGAGTTTTTCCAGCTCCTTTTACAAGGAATACACATACATCTTTTTCTACTATTTCCAGAGTTCCATGAAAAAATTCAGCACTTGTCACTGATTTAGTTCTTATCCACTGCATCTCTTCCAATAAACACATAGAGAATAAATAAGTTTCTCCCCATACCTCTCCTCCACCTACCCATATTATATATGGTTCTTTATAGTATTTTTTTCCAGCTTCTCTTGCTATTGGATCAAATTTATATTTTGCTTCCAATAAATTTTCAGGAAGATTCAACAACTGATCTGCAAACTTATCATAATCATTAAAATCTCCATTATTTTTCATTAATCTGAAAAACAGCCAAAATAGTAGCATATATTCATATTCTACCCCATTCTCATGTCTCATAGGAATAATATAATCTGAATTTTGGGCTAAAGGTGATTCTTGATTTTTAGTACAACTGATGACAGTTATCTTATTTTTTTTACACCAGTTAGCTATTGCCACTGTTTCTTTTGTATCTCCAGATTTTGATAAAGTAATAACTATTGAATCTTTTGATAGTGATTTATGTCCTCTTACAAGAAGCTCTGCTGCCTGCTCTACAAAGACAGGTTTCTCTGTTATCTGTTTTGCTATTTCCCCCATAGCCATCATAGGAGCTAAACTTCCCCCTACTGCTGTAAAAAATATATTCTTATATCCTCTTGCTGACAATTCATCTGCTGCTTTCTCTGCATAAGGACGAGCTTCTTTTATCAACTCTGCACTTTTTCTATATTCTACCTCATTAAATTTTAACATTTCACCATACTTTGACATTATTTATTCCTCCCATTTTATTAATTAAATTTTACTTTTCAGTACTGCATCAAAATCTTTAAATATTTTTATTCCCAGATTTATTCCTTTAAATCCTGCTATTGTACAGCTCATAAGTTGTATTGGTACAACCAAAAGCAGAGCTGCCAGATGTTCATTAAGTTTTTTGCCTACTTTGATATTTATCTCCCCATGATTAAGTCCTATAGTTATACTTTTTCCTACATATGGACTCATATAATTTTTCAACATTTTAAGTCTTTCACTTAACTTTCCTCCATTATCCAGATAAAATACCACATGACTCTTGTCAGCTTCAAGATAAGGTCCATGCATATATGCTTCCAGTTCAAATCCCTGTGAAGGACATCTCACTGTTTCTGTAAACTTGGTTTCAAATTCTTTGGCAACTCCATAGCATGATCCATATCCAATAGCATTGAATCTCACTGCTTTTTTCAGTTCATCTTTATTTTCTAACAGATATATCTCTGTGACTTTTACTGCCTGAGGCACTACTTTTATTACATCTTCTATCTCTGATAAATACTTTTTCTCTTCATTTTTGGAAATTAAATTCTTTTCCACTCCTACTAATACAGCCAGTAAAAAAAGATTTAATACTGTAGCAGAGAATCCTTTAGTTACAAATCCTACCTGTTCTATTCCAAAGTTGAGATTCAGCACCATGTCTGCATATTTTCCTATTAAACTTTCTGAATTTGAAGTTACTGCAAGAGTCTTTACATTAGAGCTATTTTTTACATACTCAAGAGCATGTATAGTTGAAGCACTTTTTCCACTTTGAGATACAGCTATTACCAAATCTAAATTTTTGTTTACTTTTTCATAATTATAATAATTAAAAGGTTCTTTTATATCTATATTTATATCCAATAAACTTTCCATAAAATATCTAGCTAACTGTGCTGCATTCATTGATGAACCAGTAGCTAAAATCAATACATTTTTTATCTCCTGTTTTTTCAGTTTCTCAATAATCATATAATTTTTATCTTTAAATTCTATAAATATTTTTTTTAATACTTTTTCCTCCTCAAGAATATTGCCCAACATTGTTTCTTTTTCTATTTCTGTTTCAACTTTCATGAACTCACCTGCCTCTTGGGATAATCTAATTAAAATAAGCCAATGAATGAACCTATTATTCCTACTACTGCCATTCCTAATAAAATAGCTAAAGGCTTTACTTTCTTTCCAAGAAGATAGTATACTGCTCCAAAAGTTCCAAGTTGTAACAATCCTGGCATTATATCATTCAATATTCCCTGAACTCCTATTGCATTATCTCCACTTCCAAGGCTCAATGGAATTGTTATTTCTATCATTCTGGCTGCCATAGCTCCTATTACTATCAATCCCAATATGGATGCTCCAAAAGTAAGTTTTTCCATAGCTCCTGTTTTTTCCAACTTGGTAAGAAATTCTATCCCCAGTTTATATCCTAGTTTTACTAAAAGATATCTGATAATGATATGAGGTATATTAAATATTAAGAGAAACATAATAGGTCCCAGTATATTCCCTTTTAATGAAAGTGCAGTTCCTATTCCTGTAGCTATGAGTCTTAGAGTTCCCCAGAAAAATGAATCTCCTATTCCAGATAGAGGTCCCATTAAAGCAGTTTTAATATTATTTATAGAATTATCATCAAAATCTTCTGATTCAGAATTTTCTTGTTCCATAGCAGTAGAGATTCCCAGCATAAGGGTTACTATATGAGGTGTCATATTAAAAAATTCAAGATGTCTTTTCAAAGCTTTTTTTAGTCCTTCTTTATTATTAGCATATAATTTCTGCAAAACAGGTATCATAGCATATATGTATCCAAGATTCATTTGTCTTTCATAATTCCATGAAAATTCCATCTGAAATGATCTCCAAAATACTCTATTCAGCTCTTTTTCTGTTATCTTATTTTCATTAGAAGTCTTCATCTTCTTCCACCTCACTCTCATTATTTTTATCTGTATTACGCAGCTTTATTCCACTTGTCATGTTTACTGTAATTACTGCTAATATTGCCCCAAGTATTGCTATCCCTGTCAATGGAATCTCAGTATACACTGCTACAGCGAATCCAAGAAAAAGATATGGTACTACTGTCTTATTCAGAAGAAGTCTAGCAAGCATTGCAAACCCTAAAGCAGGAATTATTCCAGTGGCTACTGCTAATCCTTGCTGTACAAAATTAGGTATAGTTTTTAATACAGCTGATATAGCATTACTTCCCAGCAAATAAGAAAGAAACACTATCATTGCCAACATGAAAGATAATCCAAATCCAGATAACAGCTGCATTCTTTCTATCCCTTTACAGTTTCCCTCTTCAGCATAGGTATCAGCTTTATGACACAGAACAGGAATTAGAATTCCCAAATATATATTTTTTAATACTAATGCAAATGTAGCAATTGGTAGAGCTAAAAGTAACACTGCCTCTACTCCTGAGTTTGAAGCTATAGCGAAAGCAACTCCAAGTATTCCTCCTGTCACTACATCTGGTGGAATTGCCCCTCCTACTGAAAATGAGCCTATAAAAGCAAGTTCCAATGTAGCTCCCATAATAAGTCCTGTTTTTACATCTCCCATAACAAGTCCTGTAAACAGTCCTGTAACTATCGGTCTAGATATCAGACTGGTTCCCAGAGCAAATTCACTTTGTGCTATGAAAGCAATTACTCCTAATAATAATGCTTGTAACATAATTCAACCTCCTCCAATATTATTTATATATAATTTTACTGTCTGCTGGCAATTGTCTGATTTCTATTTCTATTCCTTTTTCAATCAGCTTCTTCAACATTTCTTCTTCTTCTTCTGTCAAATTTATTGTTTTAGAAATATTTCTGCTTCCCTCTCTGCTCTTTATTCCTCCTAAATTTATTTCTTGTACAGTTTTTACTTTTGAAGCAATTTTATAAGCATCTTCTACAGATTCTACTACTATAAAGAGTTTATATTTATCAGTTACTCCTGAATTTAAAGCTATTATTCCATCTTCTACATTTTTTATTACTAATTTTACCCCCTGTGGTTTTGCCAGTTTCATTGTAGTTTTTCTTAATTCATCTGAAGCTACAGCATCATTTGCTATAAGTATACAATCAGCTCCTAAATTCTGTGTCCATGAAAATGCTACCTGACCATGCATCATTCTATGATCTACTCTTAATAAAAGTATCATAATTTTCTCCTCCTAATTTCTTTCTCTCTTTTTTAAAAGTCCTCATCTTCTATTTTTTCATTTTTTTCTAATTCAAAATTACAATATTTTACAGCATCTGACGAATTAGCTATAGCATCTTTTATTAGCTCATCCACTGCTTCATATTCTTCATATTCCCCTAAAAGTGCCAGCATCAATGAAAGATTTAACCCACACACCACATACAGATTATGATTAAATACTGTTTTCTCCATAAAAGCATTATTTACACTTCCACCAAAAATATCTGTTACAGCTATTATCTCTTTATCTTTATATTTTGTTAATATTTCATCTATCTCTCTATCCAGATTAAAATTTTCCTCTGTATAGCACGATAAACACTCCAAATTTTTAAATTTCCCCAATACTATTTCTATTGAATTCTTTATTCCTTCTGCAAATTTCCCATGTGTAGCCATTACGAACTGAATCATTTTGTTCACCTCCAATATCTTTTCTCATAAATTAGCACACATAAAAATAGGTGTCAAATTTTTCAATTTTATCGTCAAAATATTGTTACCCCTTTGAATAATATATGTTATACTATTCTTAAATTAAGTTTTTTTATAGAAATTAACGATTTATAAATCTCGTTTTTTTCGTTAACTATAGTATATTTTTTAAATAAAAAGGGGACAAAAATGAAAGAAAGAAATAAAATTTACAATAAAAATTTTAATTTTTCACCTTTCAGAAACACTGAAATACAATTTACAAAAAAATTTTCTAAAAATGATACTCTCTTCAAGCAATATCTCATAAAAAAAATAATTCTTACTGATGAAAAAGTCTTCCAAATTACACAAAAAGATATTGAAAAAGTTATGACTTTTCCATATAAAGAAAATTTAGATTCTTTCTTAATAAAATTCTGTTCCAAAAGAATAATTATAAATTATACAAAATCTAAATTGGATTCTTACGAGCTTTCTTTAAATATAATAGCTTCTTATCTAAAACATAATGATAATTATACAATAAAATTAAGTGATGATTTTTATAAAATTTTTAACTCTGAAAAGAATGATTTTAAACTTTTTAATTTAAATACTCTTTTAAGTTTTTCCAATACAATCAGCAGAGATTTATTTTCTCTTATAAAAGATACATATAATGAGTCCTCTATTGAAATAGCTCTAGACGATTTAAAATCCTATCTGAATATAGATGATAGTTATGACAGATTTTTTGATTTTGAAAGAAAGATTCTTATTCCTTCTCTAAAAGAAATAGAAGAGTTCGTCTCATATAAAATTGAATATTCAAAAATTAAAGATTCTCTAAGTAGAAATGGAAGGGTTAAAGGAGTGCGTTTTGATATAATACAAACACCTGACAATAAAAGAGAAAAAAATCTTTCTCTTTTGTATGAACTTATTACTCCTTTTGCTAAAAATAGTGAAATATTAAAAGAATTTATAAAAAATCAATCTGTATTTTATAGTTTTAATTATCTAAA encodes:
- a CDS encoding HAD family hydrolase; translated protein: MVKLIITDMDGTLLDDNNNINEEFWNIEKELNKKGIIFAAASGRQYYNLLHRFSSIKDDMLFIAENGTYVMYKNKELYVNTIPKEEAVKLIEASRGIERTHVVLCGKKSAYIEPCNEKFMEEFKKYYTELQIVDDITKVEDDILKLAVCDFMGSEKNCYTHFKKFENKYKVVVSGKIWLDIMMSDANKGKAVEMIQKKLDISYDETMIFGDYLNDLEMMSTGKYSFAMENAHPLLKAHSNFTAESNNNNGVIKAIKKYVL
- a CDS encoding SIS domain-containing protein, yielding MSKYGEMLKFNEVEYRKSAELIKEARPYAEKAADELSARGYKNIFFTAVGGSLAPMMAMGEIAKQITEKPVFVEQAAELLVRGHKSLSKDSIVITLSKSGDTKETVAIANWCKKNKITVISCTKNQESPLAQNSDYIIPMRHENGVEYEYMLLFWLFFRLMKNNGDFNDYDKFADQLLNLPENLLEAKYKFDPIAREAGKKYYKEPYIIWVGGGEVWGETYLFSMCLLEEMQWIRTKSVTSAEFFHGTLEIVEKDVCVFLVKGAGKTRTLDERAERFLKDYTDKLTVIDTQDFELNGIDEKYRWIIAPTIASTVLVDRMAFHFEDNTKHSLDIRRYYRQFDY
- a CDS encoding SIS domain-containing protein — encoded protein: MKVETEIEKETMLGNILEEEKVLKKIFIEFKDKNYMIIEKLKKQEIKNVLILATGSSMNAAQLARYFMESLLDINIDIKEPFNYYNYEKVNKNLDLVIAVSQSGKSASTIHALEYVKNSSNVKTLAVTSNSESLIGKYADMVLNLNFGIEQVGFVTKGFSATVLNLFLLAVLVGVEKNLISKNEEKKYLSEIEDVIKVVPQAVKVTEIYLLENKDELKKAVRFNAIGYGSCYGVAKEFETKFTETVRCPSQGFELEAYMHGPYLEADKSHVVFYLDNGGKLSERLKMLKNYMSPYVGKSITIGLNHGEINIKVGKKLNEHLAALLLVVPIQLMSCTIAGFKGINLGIKIFKDFDAVLKSKI
- a CDS encoding PTS system mannose/fructose/sorbose family transporter subunit IID; the protein is MKTSNENKITEKELNRVFWRSFQMEFSWNYERQMNLGYIYAMIPVLQKLYANNKEGLKKALKRHLEFFNMTPHIVTLMLGISTAMEQENSESEDFDDNSINNIKTALMGPLSGIGDSFFWGTLRLIATGIGTALSLKGNILGPIMFLLIFNIPHIIIRYLLVKLGYKLGIEFLTKLEKTGAMEKLTFGASILGLIVIGAMAARMIEITIPLSLGSGDNAIGVQGILNDIMPGLLQLGTFGAVYYLLGKKVKPLAILLGMAVVGIIGSFIGLF
- a CDS encoding PTS mannose/fructose/sorbose/N-acetylgalactosamine transporter subunit IIC, whose translation is MLQALLLGVIAFIAQSEFALGTSLISRPIVTGLFTGLVMGDVKTGLIMGATLELAFIGSFSVGGAIPPDVVTGGILGVAFAIASNSGVEAVLLLALPIATFALVLKNIYLGILIPVLCHKADTYAEEGNCKGIERMQLLSGFGLSFMLAMIVFLSYLLGSNAISAVLKTIPNFVQQGLAVATGIIPALGFAMLARLLLNKTVVPYLFLGFAVAVYTEIPLTGIAILGAILAVITVNMTSGIKLRNTDKNNESEVEEDEDF
- a CDS encoding PTS sugar transporter subunit IIB is translated as MILLLRVDHRMMHGQVAFSWTQNLGADCILIANDAVASDELRKTTMKLAKPQGVKLVIKNVEDGIIALNSGVTDKYKLFIVVESVEDAYKIASKVKTVQEINLGGIKSREGSRNISKTINLTEEEEEMLKKLIEKGIEIEIRQLPADSKIIYK
- a CDS encoding PTS sugar transporter subunit IIA is translated as MIQFVMATHGKFAEGIKNSIEIVLGKFKNLECLSCYTEENFNLDREIDEILTKYKDKEIIAVTDIFGGSVNNAFMEKTVFNHNLYVVCGLNLSLMLALLGEYEEYEAVDELIKDAIANSSDAVKYCNFELEKNEKIEDEDF
- a CDS encoding replication initiation protein, with amino-acid sequence MKERNKIYNKNFNFSPFRNTEIQFTKKFSKNDTLFKQYLIKKIILTDEKVFQITQKDIEKVMTFPYKENLDSFLIKFCSKRIIINYTKSKLDSYELSLNIIASYLKHNDNYTIKLSDDFYKIFNSEKNDFKLFNLNTLLSFSNTISRDLFSLIKDTYNESSIEIALDDLKSYLNIDDSYDRFFDFERKILIPSLKEIEEFVSYKIEYSKIKDSLSRNGRVKGVRFDIIQTPDNKREKNLSLLYELITPFAKNSEILKEFIKNQSVFYSFNYLKNNIEYSLLHSGQNFDSFLIEAIKNDYVNTRFKNKIKNYTEKYTLISNITQSFTALDDFKTRVLKEINDKKIHELSLILKFFKHSLDKIENNFYQNEVLMKSEIYSIFYKELKEVNECTFENKKIIIIAEFNDTCSNSNLAIFKK